Part of the Cyprinus carpio isolate SPL01 chromosome A12, ASM1834038v1, whole genome shotgun sequence genome, TGATTTAGTACCATAGTATATATCAAAGTACAATAGTATTATCACTAAACTATTACAGTCGTAGTAGATTTTTGTAAGGAGTGCAGTGTGTTTTGACTGATTTAAGAATCCTGCTTCATCTCTGCAGGCATATTTGGGCAGCGTTTGGAAGACACCGTGCAGTATGAAAGGAAGTTTGGTCCTCGTCTCGCCCCTCTCTTAGTTGAGCAGTGTGTGGATTTCATCAGGGAACAGGGTCTTGATGAAGAAGGCCTATTCCGGATGCCGGGACAAGCAAGCCTTGTGAAGGAGCTTCAGGAGGCCTTTGACTGTGGAGATAAACCTCAGTTTGACAGGTACGACTACTCTGAGCACAGACATGCAGTCAATGAGCTCTCAACGGTTCATACTAACCCTGTAATTGGCATTTCTAGTAACACTGATGTCCACACTGTGGCTTCCCTGCTGAAGCTGTATCTCAGGGAGCTGCCCGAGCCTGTCGTTCCCTTCTGCAAGTATGAGGACTTTCTCACTTGTGCTCAGATCCTGGCCAAAGATGAGGAGGAGGTTAGTGACTGCGTGATATCTGGACATACAGGCAGTGTAGAGAGGAAAAACCAAAGGAACTAACCGTAGATGTATCTGAAAACACTTACAAGTGTTTACTTTTactacaaatgtatatatatagttatagttgtTTTCTTGCAATAAATATTGAtagttgtatataaataatgtcaATTTTTGAATGCTATTAAACACAGGGTTACAAACATCAAAATTGTCAAATTTATAACattaggaaaaaaatctaaaacagaaTGGTTAGTTTGGCTTTTTTGCATCCATGTTAAAACtggcatatgcacacacacacacacacacacacacacacacacacacacacacacacacacacacatatatatatatatatatatatatatatatatatacatatacatatgtatgtagtgtattttttatttttataatatattaatattataaaatgcaattatattatattattatattaatattataatatataatattattataatatatatatatatataatatttataatatcagttatattattatatttagatatatatgaataatgtatactatatatatatatatatatataggtatatatatagatatatatataatatatatatatatatatatatatatatatatatattttttttttttttttttttataaaatttaatttagcatagggttaaaaaaataaaacttgtcaaaatgtataacagtaaaaaaaaaaaaaaaaaaaaaattaattaaaagcatttaataaaatatataaaaattaaaaaatctgcaCCACGAATGATTAACATTAAGTTCTAAGTTAAGTTAAATTCTGGTTTATGGTTTGTAGTCATAAACCTACTGATAATATttccaaaattcaaaaataggAAATCATCTGATGTGTTGAACAGACTTTTGAACATTTGCGGTTTTTGAAAACCAATAAAACCGAATCTGAAAGACGCAGCTGCTGTGTTGGAACAAGCTTAATGAATTATCATATGAAAGCCCTGACCTGTATACTCAGAGAATTTGTTTGCTGGCATTAGTCCATAATATTTCAGCAGTTGTGTAgtcaaaatgtatgtttgtgtttcagtcaGTATGTGGTCTGCTAGCCAATATTCCTCCCACATATTTCACAGCTGACATGATGCGACGCACAGATGCACAGAGTCAAGCGTCAAGTTTGGATTCCTAAAATGACATTATGCACATAATCTGTGTTTCAGATTTTTTAGAAAAGGCTGATTCTCTTTAAATGTGATAAAACGTCAATATTTCCCTTGAATCGAACCACGAGATGCTTAAATGGCTTCAATGATTTCATGTTTCCACAGGGAATACAAGAATTAGGGAAGCTAGTGACGACCCTTCCAGCCGCCAATTACAACCTTCTGAAATATATATGCAAGTAGGTCCAACATAATCATTTCAGACACATTTTTTGTCAGTGGTTTTCATGCTTCGGTGCTTAAAGCGAGCTCAATTCTTGTAGATTTCTGGATGAGGTGCAGTCTcactcaaatgaaaataaaatgggtGTGCAGAACTTGGCCACTGTGTTTGGACCAAATATCCTCCGTCCAAAAATGGAAGATCCAGTAGCTATTATGGAAGGTAAGCACTTATTATCCAATTTCCAACCCATTActttgtaaaacacacacacacagttgcacCAGGTGTGAATAAAACAGCCTATATTTGTGGCAAAAATGCAATTGTAATCTACACACTACTATATCTGAGCATGTACCATTAAACTTTGAATCTGAAACATAACCTCACATATAAACTACATCTATATCCAGAAgaattagtgttcatttattgcCTCATTTATTTTAGATACAGTTCCTTGAtattatttgcacatttaaatatactaattattttattatttatgtttacaaATTTGGAGGCTTCtctttggatttaaaaaaaaaaaaaaaaaaaaatttttttttgatcatcTGAAATGTGCATTTCCCACATGCTTTAAATTAGTTTAGACGTGCCGATTacaataaatgctatttataaCCAATGccaatataatttatgtttgttttacacaactatttgttctgttctgaataccatTAACTTTAAAGGATACATGGTTgtagtgtttgtaaaaaaaaaaaataaataaatacacatttaaagtttttttttattattattattatttatcagtaCAATttacactcagaaattgctagtaaatttcacaattaaaaattaatcaagTAACACATCTGATTATATGTGAAATTAATATGAATGAAATTAGTAGCAAGACTGAAATAATCTtgtcaaacattttatttacagcttttaaacaacatttttagagtgtatttaatttctaaatgtaataataaaaattctccAATACACCAATgcagcttttttttccttttaacaatacaaaaaaaataagcgcagttacaaactacagtgtaatatatatatatatatatatatagagagagagagagagagagagagagagagagagagagagaattaaataaaacaaacataattagagtacattttacaagaaaatactatctTTTGACTAATTTCATCAccaatattaattttacatataattcaatgtgttatttgctgacttttgtaatattttgtgaaatttactagccaatTCTGGGTAGAAACTGTTTCTACACGCTGTAAAAGAATATTTCcagaagttgtaaataaagcaaagattattgttttacaaaaaaaaactactttttttagtGCACCACCCAATACTTATACATCACTTATAGATGCGCATGAGTGAAtaaagcattgtgtgtgtgtctgtgtctgtgtgtgtgtgtgtgtgtgtgtgtgtgtgtgtgtgtgtgtgtgtgtgtgtgtgtgtgtgtgtgtgtgtgtgtgtgtgtgtgtgtgtgtttccaggcACCTCGCTTGTTCAGCATCTCATGACGCTTCTCATCAGCAAGCATGATCGTCTGTATACTGAAAAAGACTCGGAAACATCACAGAACCAGATGGAGGTAAAGGACCAAAGCCTACAACCTCAGCAGTCCAACCTGGTGGACTGGATCTCTGAGGAGGACCTGCAGACCTGTAAGAGTGACAACCCTACCAGCAGCAGTGCCTCGTCCGTGGACGCCGCTATCAGCTCCAAGCCGGTGTCTCAGGGAAAGGGAGAGACGGCCGTGAGCCCTAGTAAGCAGGCCAAGACGCTCCCAGGATGGAAGTACACCTTCAAAGGCTCCTCTCCCCGGCCGCCGTCCACCAAAGTCAGTGGCTCCGCGGTGGACATGTCCACGGCCTCCAGCGGGAACTGGCTCATGAACGGGCTGTCCTCACTAAGGGGACACCGCCGCACCTCGTCCGGCGAACGCTCCAGGGATTCGGCCTCCTCTCAGAGACTGTCCACCTACGACAACGTCACGTCTTCCTCGAGTCTGGGCAGCGTGCTGAGTATGGACAGCACGCCGTGGTCCACCTCGTCCTGTGAGACCTCCGTCCCAGACTCTGGAAGCGAGCCGTTAGGGACAGAAGACGGGCCTCAGACGGAGACGAGTGCTCAGGAGGAACGGAGCGAGGAGGAAGCGAAGACCAGCGAGCGAGAGGACGCCGGCAGCGCTGTGGAGAACCGCGCGAGTGGATTGTTTTGCAGTGACAATGGGAACATAACACCGGTCATTAGAGTCGTGGACGAAGACACGGATGCAGACGGAGGCCCTTCATCCCTCGCCAGCGTCGTGGCAGACCTGAAAGAAGAGCTGAGGAAGCAGAAACAGACTTACGAATCTAGAATTCAAAAGTAAGGCTGCTGctttttgaattgtttaaaagtcACACCTATATTTAAGCTCTGTTTGGATGGGACAAGTAACTCTTTGAGTATAGGTCAGGTAAATGTGTGTTTCTCAGACATATTAAAATAGACTGTATTTTAGAATCATCTGTACTAAAAATGTAccaaaaaatcatcatttactccccctccaCTGGGTTCAATCCTGTATGAGTCTCTTTCTTTTgctgatcacaaaagaagatattttgaagaat contains:
- the si:dkey-191m6.4 gene encoding rho GTPase-activating protein 22, with the translated sequence MAAMLSPKIRQTRRARSKSMVMGEASHGSCRPTSPSLQEGVLKSGWLKKQRSIMKNWQLRWFVLRADHLFFYKDEEETKPQGCILLKGSQVNELTANPEEPGRHLFEIVPAGEKDKAAMSHESFLLMANSQSDVDDWVKAIRRVIWAPFGGGIFGQRLEDTVQYERKFGPRLAPLLVEQCVDFIREQGLDEEGLFRMPGQASLVKELQEAFDCGDKPQFDSNTDVHTVASLLKLYLRELPEPVVPFCKYEDFLTCAQILAKDEEEGIQELGKLVTTLPAANYNLLKYICKFLDEVQSHSNENKMGVQNLATVFGPNILRPKMEDPVAIMEGTSLVQHLMTLLISKHDRLYTEKDSETSQNQMEVKDQSLQPQQSNLVDWISEEDLQTCKSDNPTSSSASSVDAAISSKPVSQGKGETAVSPSKQAKTLPGWKYTFKGSSPRPPSTKVSGSAVDMSTASSGNWLMNGLSSLRGHRRTSSGERSRDSASSQRLSTYDNVTSSSSLGSVLSMDSTPWSTSSCETSVPDSGSEPLGTEDGPQTETSAQEERSEEEAKTSEREDAGSAVENRASGLFCSDNGNITPVIRVVDEDTDADGGPSSLASVVADLKEELRKQKQTYESRIQKLEESSSALCMQMERLEQEMEQESKRKRMLEIKLRNSERARADAENRNRLLEKEMEDFFSTLGDLALGSRTSDI